The Dendropsophus ebraccatus isolate aDenEbr1 chromosome 3, aDenEbr1.pat, whole genome shotgun sequence genome includes a region encoding these proteins:
- the PRKAA1 gene encoding 5'-AMP-activated protein kinase catalytic subunit alpha-1 encodes MRSLSSLRKMAADKQKHHDGGRVKIGHYILGDTLGVGTFGKVKVGKHELTGHKVAVKILNRQKIRSLDVVGKIRREIQNLKLFRHPHIIKLYQVISTPTDIFMVMEYVAGGELFDYICKNGKLDEKESRRLFQQILSGVDYCHRHMVVHRDLKPENVLLDAHMNAKIADFGLSNMMADGEFLRTSCGSPNYAAPEVISGRLYAGPEVDIWSSGVILYALLCGTLPFDDDHVPTLFKKICDGIFYTPQYLNPSVISLLKHMLQVDPMKRATIKDIREHEWFKQDLPKYLFPEDQTYSTNMIDDEALKEVCEKCECTEEEVLSCLYSRNHQDPLAVAYHLIIDNRRIMNEAKDFYLATSPPDSFVEEPHISRPHPERVPFLVAESPRQRHTLDELNPQKSKHQVGVRRAKWHLGIRSQSRPNDIMAEVCRAMKQLDYEWKVVNPYYLRVRRKNPVTSMYTKMSLQLYQVDSRTYLLDFRSIDDDVTEGAPRRRSGSTSNFRPVQKTDSDAEAPTKSLDGSVPSSLTSSVDSSNNDLVPRPGSHTIEFFEMCANLIKILAR; translated from the exons TCGGGAAGCACGAACTCACAGGCCACAAGGTCGCTGTCAAGATCCTGAACAGACAGAAGATCCGCAGCCTGGATGTGGTGGGCAAAATCCGCAGGGAAATCCAGAACCTGAAGCTCTTTAGACATCCTCATATAATAAAGCT GTACCAGGTGATAAGCACGCCGACTGATATCTTTATGGTAATGGAGTATGTCGCTGGTGGAGAGCTTTTTGATTATATATGTAAAAATGGCAAG CTGGATGAGAAGGAGTCCCGGCGTTTATTCCAACAAATCCTTTCTGGTGTAGACTATTGCCACCGACACATGGTGGTGCACCGAGACCTGAAACCAGAAAATGTTCTTCTGGACGCACACATGAATGCAAAGATAGCGGATTTCG GTCTCTCAAATATGATGGCGGATGGAGAATTTCTGAGGACGAGCTGCGGCTCTCCCAACTATGCTGCACCTGAAGTAATATCAGGAAG ACTATACGCTGGGCCGGAGGTGGACATATGGAGCAGTGGGGTCATTCTCTACGCATTGCTATGTGGGACCCTCCCATTTGACGATGACCATGTGCCAACACTTTTTAAGAAGATCTGCGATGGCATCTTCTACACCCCTCAGTATCTGAACCCTTCGGTCATCAGCCTTCTAAAGCACATGCTGCAGGTGGATCCCATGAAGAGAGCCACCATCAAGGACATCCG AGAACATGAATGGTTTAAACAGGATCTGCCCAAGTACCTGTTCCCAGAGGACCAAACCTACAGCACCAACATGATCGACGACGAAGCCTTAAAGGAAGTGTGTGAGAAGTGCGAGTGCACGGAGGAGGAGGTGCTGAGCTGCCTGTACAGCCGCAACCACCAGGACCCGCTGGCTGTGGCATATCATCTCATCATAGACAACCGACGCATAATGAATGAGGCCAAAGATTTCTATTTGGCCACCAGCCCCCCAGATTCCTTTGTCGAAGAACCTCACATCTCCCGTCCCCATCCAGAAAGAGTACCGTTCTTGGTGGCAGAGTCCCCTCGGCAGAGACACACGCTCGACGAACTAAACCCTCAGAAATCTAAACATCAGGTCGGGGTCAGACGAGCTAAATGGCATCTTGGGATTAGAAGTCAAAGCCGGCCGAACGATATCATGGCTGAAGTCTGCCGAGCGATGAAACAGCTGGACTATGAGTGGAAG GTGGTTAATCCATACTATCTACGAGTCAGGCGGAAAAATCCAGTTACTAGTATGTACACCAAAATGAGCCTGCAGCTATATCAAGTGGACAGTAGAACGTACCTGCTGGACTTCCGTAGTATTGATG ATGACGTAACAGAAGGCGCCCCCCGAAGACGCTCTGGATCCACAAGCAATTTCCGCCCAGTCCAGAAAACCGACTCTGACGCGGAAGCCCCAACAAAGTCGTTGGACGGTTCCGTCCCTTCCTCCCTGACCTCCTCTGTTGACTCCTCCAACAATGACTTGGTCCCCCGACCAGGAAGCCATACTATAGAGTTCTTCGAAATGTGTGCAAACTTAATAAAAATCCTAGCGCGGTAG